A section of the Humulus lupulus chromosome 2, drHumLupu1.1, whole genome shotgun sequence genome encodes:
- the LOC133819713 gene encoding glutathione transferase GST 23-like: MEEEVKLLGFWASPFVQRVIWALKLKGVEYDYIEEDISNKSQLLLQSNPTHKKVPVLVHGGKPISESLVILEYIEETWPQPPLLPKDPYERASARFWMQFAAGKGPSFGALFTSPTGGEKGEKAAKEVAEVLKILEESLGNNKFFGGETINMVDIAHGWLPQWFECQEQLVGLKLLDPKTLPRLHTWVQDFKQLPIIKESLPDYDRLLIHMKSVREKLLAKTD, translated from the exons ATGGAAGAAGAAGTAAAGCTGCTAGGATTTTGGGCAAGCCCATTTGTTCAGAGAGTGATATGGGCTCTGAAACTGAAGGGAGTTGAGTATGATTACATAGAAGAAGATATTTCAAACAAGAGTCAATTGCTTCTTCAAAGCAACCCAACTCACAAGAAGGTTCCTGTGCTTGTTCATGGCGGCAAACCCATTTCTGAGTCTCTGGTCATCCTTGAGTACATCGAAGAAACTTGGCCCCAGCCTCCTCTCTTGCCTAAGGACCCTTATGAAAGAGCTTCGGCTCGCTTTTGGATGCAATTTGCAGCTGGAAAG GGTCCCAGTTTTGGTGCACTCTTTACAAGCCCCACTGGTGGGGAGAAGGGAGAAAAGGCAGCAAAAGAAGTAGCAGAAGTGCTTAAAATCTTGGAAGAAAGTCTTGGAAATAACAAGTTCTTTGGGGGAGAGACTATAAACATGGTGGACATAGCACATGGATGGCTGCCTCAATGGTTCGAATGTCAAGAACAACTTGTGGGACTCAAACTCTTGGACCCCAAAACTTTGCCTAGGCTGCATACTTGGGTTCAAGATTTCAAGCAACTCCCCATCATCAAGGAAAGCCTTCCTGATTACGACAGACTATTAATCCATATGAAATCAGTTAGGGAAAAGCTCTTGGCCAAGACCGACTGA
- the LOC133819715 gene encoding peptide-N4-(N-acetyl-beta-glucosaminyl)asparagine amidase A-like: MASSLIFFSLLILSPLLLHQPHFSSANVHRTSHLKSQLLPQISLFQVTPPTQFFEVTKPVDLPSTRPCSHLVLRHDFGYTYGKPPVFADYTPPSNCPSNDFGKIVLEWKATCIGRQFDRIFGVWLGGVELLRSCTAEPTASGIVWSVEKDITRYYSLLMTNQTLAVFLGNVVDSTYTGVYHVNLTIHFYPVEKKSDDVHGSKFENLVSGHHTWADLILPISRNLPLNDGLWFDIKNSMETQLKEFKIPQNTYRAVLEVYVSFHENDEFWYSNLPNDYIAENGLSDTPGNGPFREIVVSLDGMVVGAIWPFTVIYTGGINPLLWRPISGIGSFNLPSYEIEITPFLGEILDGKIHTIGFNVTNALNVWFVDANLHLWLDKHSSKTEGELLKHISLPLVLSQVSDFEGLDGTFLTTASRNVLSIGKVKSSFGTILTHSIQNIYYSNSIVMQNDGNTQIVNQTIHFNDTVLVKMPLADVYSIKSEKKFPLFLYSGYLDQGNGDYVLSTDFTLGFEEKKSSKVVGFELSKSHLNNLQNGEGKMIVENGLIVHATGSTQQVYNYEDGNVCYFRNVSSLNYKIVYDEVRKKCSKLEQMPLDFGSSDSVFFKSKSFSSI; encoded by the coding sequence ATGGCTTCTTCACTCATTTTCTTCTCCCTCCTAATTCtctctcctcttcttctacaccaGCCCCACTTCTCCTCAGCCAACGTACACAGAACCAGCCATCTCAAATCTCAGCTCCTTCCCCAAATCTCACTCTTCCAAGTCACCCCTCCAACTCAGTTCTTCGAAGTGACCAAACCCGTTGACTTGCCCAGTACCAGACCTTGCTCTCACTTGGTCCTCCGCCATGATTTTGGCTACACATACGGGAAGCCTCCAGTTTTTGCTGACTATACCCCACCTTCGAATTGCCCATCAAACGATTTTGGAAAAATTGTTCTTGAGTGGAAAGCTACTTGCATAGGAAGGCAGTTCGATCGGATTTTTGGGGTATGGCTTGGTGGGGTTGAGCTTCTAAGGAGCTGTACGGCTGAGCCAACGGCTTCTGGGATTGTTTGGAGTGTTGAGAAGGACATTACAAGGTATTATTCTCTGCTCATGACCAATCAAACGCTTGCTGTTTTTCTTGGAAATGTTGTGGATAGTACTTATACTGGGGTTTATCATGTGAATTTGACTATACATTTTTACCCTGTTGAAAAAAAATCTGATGATGTTCATGGTTCAAAGTTTGAGAATTTAGTTTCTGGACACCATACTTGGGCGGATTTGATCTTGCCCATTTCGAGAAATTTGCCTTTGAATGATGGCTTGTGGTTTGATATCAAGAATTCTATGGAGACTCAGTTGAAAGAGTTTAAAATTCCTCAGAATACATATAGGGCTGTGCTGGAAGTTTATGTTTCATTTCATGAAAATGATGAATTTTGGTATTCAAATCTTCCAAATGATTACATTGCTGAAAATGGTCTTAGTGATACTCCTGGAAATGGCCCTTTTAGGGAGATTGTGGTTAGTCTTGATGGTATGGTTGTTGGTGCCATATGGCCTTTTACTGTGATTTATACTGGAGGCATCAACCCTCTATTGTGGAGACCAATCTCTGGAATTGGTTCATTCAATCTTCCTTCTTATGAGATTGAAATTACTCCATTTCTAGGTGAGATTTTAGATGGAAAGATCCACACGATCGGGTTCAATGTTACAAATGCCTTGAATGTTTGGTTCGTAGATGCGAATTTGCATCTTTGGTTGGACAAACATAGCTCGAAAACTGAAGGGGAGCTTCTGAAACACATTAGCTTGCCTCTTGTTCTTTCCCAAGTTTCAGATTTTGAAGGTCTAGATGGGACATTCTTGACTACTGCTAGTAGAAATGTATTGTCCATTGGCAAGGTTAAGTCCTCTTTTGGGACTATTCTAACTCATTCCATTCAGAATATCTATTACTCCAATTCTATTGTGATGCAGAACGATGGCAACACACAAATAGTGAATCAAACCATTCATTTCAATGATACAGTTCTTGTCAAGATGCCATTGGCTGATGTTTACTCGATCAAATCAGAGAAAAAGTTCCCACTTTTCTTATACTCTGGATACCTTGATCAAGGAAATGGAGATTATGTGCTTAGTACAGATTTTACTTTGGGTTTTGAAGAGAAGAAGTCTTCTAAAGTTGTTGGCTTTGAATTATCAAAAAGTCATCTAAATAATCTGCAGAATGGTGAGGGTAAAATGATCGTAGAGAACGGCTTGATTGTTCATGCAACTGGGAGTACACAACAAGTTTACAACTATGAAGATGGAAATGTCTGTTACTTCAGAAATGTAAGCAGCTTAAACTACAAGATAGTTTACGATGAAGTGAGGAAGAAGTGCAGCAAATTAGAACAAATGCCTTTGGATTTTGGCTCAAGTGATAGTGTCTTTTTCAAGTCAAAGAGCTTTTCCAGTATCTGA
- the LOC133819720 gene encoding glutathione transferase GST 23-like yields MEEEIKVLGFWASPYSLRVIWALKLKGIEYEYIEEDIFNKSELLLQYNPTHKKIPVLVHGGKPISESLVILEYIGETWPQTPLLPKDPYQRALARFWTQFADEKRPIFGAFHRSPSGGEKGEKAAKEVAEVLKILEERLGTDKFFGGETINMVDIAHGWLAYWFECVEKAVGLKLLDPNTLPRLHTWVQDFKQLPIIKESLPDYDRLLIHMKSVRERFLVSTE; encoded by the exons atggAAGAAGAAATAAAGGTGCTAGGATTTTGGGCAAGCCCATATAGCCTGAGAGTGATATGGGCACTGAAACTAAAGGGAATCGAGTATGAATACATAGAAGAAGATATTTTCAACAAGAGCGAATTGCTTCTTCAATACAACCCAACTCACAAGAAGATTCCTGTGCTTGTTCATGGCGGCAAACCCATTTCTGAGTCTCTGGTTATTCTTGAGTACATCGGAGAAACTTGGCCCCAAACTCCTCTCTTGCCCAAGGACCCTTATCAAAGAGCTTTGGCTCGCTTTTGGACACAGTTTGCAGATGAAAAG CGCCCCATTTTTGGTGCATTCCATAGAAGCCCTAGTGGTGGAGAGAAGGGAGAAAAGGCAGCAAAAGAAGTAGCAGAAGTGCTTAAAATCTTGGAAGAAAGGCTTGGAACTGACAAGTTCTTTGGGGGAGAGACTATAAACATGGTGGACATAGCACATGGATGGCTAGCTTATTGGTTTGAATGTGTAGAAAAAGCTGTGGGGCTCAAACTCTTGGACCCCAACACTTTGCCTAGGCTGCATACTTGGGTTCAAGATTTCAAGCAACTTCCCATTATCAAGGAAAGCCTTCCTGATTACGACAGACTTTTAATCCATATGAAATCAGTTAGGGAAAGGTTCTTGGTCTCAACCGAGTGA
- the LOC133819714 gene encoding peptide-N4-(N-acetyl-beta-glucosaminyl)asparagine amidase A-like, whose protein sequence is MASSSPFSLLFLTLSLLLLLLHQPLLSTAANHHKLNSLRPPNLISELSTLSSDDTAPPTRYFQVTKPIKLPQTKPCSHVVLRHDFAYTYGRSPVLATYTPPSDCHSQPNFSKIVLQWSATCKGRQFDRIFGVWLGGVELLRSCTAEPRATGIVWSVEKDVTRYYSLLLKNQTLAVYLGNLIDTTYTGVYHVNVTFHFYPTEENFERNGGNLEPGYDSWADLVLPISRNLPLNNGLWFEIENSTDFAFKELKIPQNAYRAVLEVYVSFHENDEFWYSNLPDEYIEANNLTGTPGNGPFREVLVSLDGVVVGSIWPFTVIFTGGVNPLLWRPITAIGSFDLPSYNIEITPFLGEILDGKTHKIGFNVNNALNVWYIDANLHLWLDKQSEKTEGQLLKHVSFPLVVSLVSNFSGLDGTFLTSASRSIKSTGWVKSSYGNITTDSIQDFSYHNSMVMRNSANMQIVRQRIHFNDSVQADSQSSQVHSLESLKKFSLFLYSDTLDQGNKTYLSISNVSLGYNEKKSKGSAGLGFTNSSLKNHQSGQGNMLVKKNLVVSGLGSTQQVYKYNGADMCYFRNISSSNYTILYDNVGGKCSKTTQLHSHRGLGFHRLWPIHSRRVSLGSGLLDNSKA, encoded by the coding sequence atGGCTTCTTCTTCTCCGTTCTCTCTCCTcttcctcactctctctctcctcctcctccttctccACCAACCTCTGTTATCCACCGCTGCCAACCACCACAAACTCAACTCCCTCAGACCACCCAACTTGATCTCTGAGCTCTCCACTCTTTCATCAGACGACACTGCTCCACCCACTCGTTACTTCCAAGTAACAAAACCCATTAAGCTTCCCCAAACGAAACCCTGTTCCCATGTCGTTCTCCGCCATGACTTCGCCTACACCTATGGAAGATCTCCTGTCTTGGCCACTTACACGCCTCCTTCCGACTGTCATTCCCAACCCAACTTCTCGAAGATCGTTCTCCAATGGAGTGCCACATGTAAAGGCAGGCAATTCGATCGGATTTTCGGGGTTTGGCTTGGTGGGGTCGAGCTTCTGCGGAGCTGTACGGCCGAGCCCAGAGCTACTGGGATTGTATGGAGCGTCGAGAAAGATGTGACGAGGTACTATTCCTTGCTATTGAAGAATCAAACGCTTGCTGTTTATCTTGGTAATCTTATAGATACTACATATACTGGGGTATATCACGTGAATGTGACCTTTCATTTTTATCCGACCGAGGAGAATTTTGAAAGAAATGGTGGAAATTTGGAACCTGGGTATGATTCCTGGGCAGATTTGGTACTTCCCATTTCGAGAAATCTGCCATTGAATAATGGGTTGTGGTTTGAAATCGAGAATTCTACTGATTTTGCATTCAAGGAGTTGAAAATTCCTCAAAATGCGTACAGGGCTGTGCTTGAAGTTTATGTTTCTTTTCATGAAAATGATGAGTTTTGGTACTCAAATCTTCCAGATGAGTATATAGAGGCAAATAATCTTACTGGTACTCCTGGAAATGGGCCTTTTAGGGAGGTTTTAGTTAGTCTTGATGGTGTGGTTGTTGGTTCCATTTGGCCATTTACTGTGATTTTTACTGGTGGAGTTAACCCCCTATTGTGGAGACCTATTACTGCCATTGGTTCATTCGATTTACCTTCTTACAACATTGAAATCACACCTTTTCTTGGAGAGATTTTGGATGGAAAGACTCATAAGATTGGTTTTAATGTCAATAATGCCTTGAATGTATGGTACATTGATGCAAATTTGCATCTTTGGTTGGATAAACAGAGTGAGAAAACTGAGGGGCAGCTTTTGAAGCATGTTAGCTTCCCTCTTGTTGTTAGCTTGGTTTCTAATTTTTCTGGTCTGGATGGAACCTTTCTGACAAGCGCAAGCCGGTCCATCAAGTCAACTGGATGGGTTAAGTCCTCTTATGGGAATATCACTACCGATTCCATTCAAGACTTCTCGTACCACAACTCAATGGTGATGAGAAACAGTGCAAATATGCAGATTGTGAGACAAAGGATACATTTCAATGATTCTGTTCAAGCCGATTCTCAATCTTCGCAAGTTCACTCGTTGGAATCACTTAAAAAGTTCTCCCTTTTCTTGTATTCTGACACCTTAGATCAAGGTAATAAGACTTATTTATCAATTTCGAATGTTAGTTTGGGGTATAATGAGAAGAAATCTAAGGGCTCTGCTGGTTTGGGATTCACAAACAGTAGTCTTAAGAATCACCAGAGTGGCCAAGGAAATATGCTTGTTAAGAAGAACTTGGTAGTAAGTGGATTGGGGAGTACACAGCAGGTTTACAAGTACAATGGAGCTGATATGTGTTATTTCAGAAATATAAGCAGCTCAAACTATACTATTCTTTATGATAATGTGGGAGGCAAATGCAGCAAAACGACACAGCTTCATAGTCACAGGGGTCTTGGGTTTCATAGACTATGGCCTATTCATTCTAGAAGGGTTTCTCTGGGGTCTGGTTTACTTGACAACTCTAAAGCCTAA